In Seriola aureovittata isolate HTS-2021-v1 ecotype China chromosome 24, ASM2101889v1, whole genome shotgun sequence, the following proteins share a genomic window:
- the LOC130165416 gene encoding NLR family CARD domain-containing protein 3-like isoform X3 codes for MDQCEDREEGAPPSKTTLCGEHERKTRAQRDTPHSAGPGPGPGPGPGPGSSCVSMKSNRSMDLPVHLKQSVDGRIQQQRPDSPEPSCLSLKSDGSVGRIIDFKGRRPSADQIVDQESSEVPRSQSAQQHQTQLDSIFMLLEENMVTFVKNELKKMHKLLSPDYPECSGSQREDEEVLDGEDEEQKSSREAFVKITVNFLRRMKQEELADCLQSKSPATCRPRLKSNLKKKFQFVFEGISKTGNPTLLKQIYTELYITEGGTGEVIDEHEVRQIETASRKPVRPETTIRQEDIFKASPGRDGPIRTVMTKGVAGIGKTVLTQKFTLDWAEDKANQDIQFTFPFTFRELNLLKERKFSLVELVHHFFTETKEAGICRFDRFQVVFIFDGLDEYRLPLDFHNTEILTDVTESTSVDVLLTNLIRGKLLPSARLWITTRPAAANQIPPECVDVVTEVRGFTDPQKEEYFRKRFREEEQASSIISHIKTSRSLHIMCHIPVFCWITATVLKELLKTRRRGGLPKTLTEMYIHFLVVQSKLKNIKYDGGSETDPHWSPESRKMIESLGKLAFEQLQKGNLIFYESDLTECGIDVRAASVYSGVFTQIFKEERGLYQDKVFCFVHLSVQEFLAALHVHLTFIRSGLNLMSEEQSTSKKSEPRRDESTETLFYQRAVDEALQSPNGHLDLFLRFLLGLSLQTNQTLLRGLMSQTGSDSQTNQETVQYIKKKIEETPSAEKSINLFHCLNELNDRSLVEQIQQSLRSGRLSTDKLSPAQWSALVFILLSSEEHLDVFDLKKYSASEEALLKLLPVVKASKTAVLSDCNLSERSCEALASVLSSQSSSLRHLDLSNNDLQDSGVKLLSAGLESPLCSLKTLRLSGCNLSERSCEALSSVLSSQSSSLRHLDLSHNDLQDSGVKLLSAGLESPLCTLETLSLSGCLVTEEGCASLASALSSNPSHLRELDLSYNHPGDSGLKLLSAGLEDPDWRLDTLRERAGLTPLLLSGRSLVESDG; via the exons atggatcagtgtgaggacagagaggagggagcccctccctctaaaaccactctgtgtggggaacatgagagaaagaccagagctcagag agacacaccacactctgctggacctggacctggacctggacctggacctggacctggatccagctgtgtgtccatgaagagCAACCGGTCCATGGATCTTCCTGTTCATTTGAAACAATCTGTTGATGGAAG gatccagcagcagagaccagactctcctgaacccagctgtctgtctttaaagagcGACGGGTCTGTGGGCAGGATCATTGACTTTAAAGGGCGAcgtccatcagctgatcagat AGTGGACCAGGAGAGCTCAGAGGTTCCCAGGTCTCAGTCTGCccagcagcatcaaacacagctggactccatatttatg ctgctggaggagaacatggTCACTTTTGTGAAGAACGAGCTGAAGAAGATGCACAAGCTTCTGAGTCCAGATTACCCAGAATGCTCAGGgagtcagagggaggatgaggaggtgttggacggtgaggatgaagagcagaagagcagcagagaggcatttgtgaagatcacagtgaacttcctgaggagaatgaagcaggaggagctggctgactgtctgcagagca AATCTCCTGCTACGTGCCGACCAAGACTCAAAtctaacctgaagaagaagttccagtttgtgtttgaggggATCTCTAAAACAGGAAACCCGACCCTTCTGAAGcagatctacacagagctctacatcacagagggagggactggagaggtcATTGATgaacatgaggtcagacagattgaaacagcatccaggaaaccagtcagaccagaaacaaccatcagacaagaagacatctttaaagcttCACCTGGAAGAGacggaccaatcagaacagtgatgacaaagggagtggctggcattgggaaaacagtcttaacacagaagttcactctggactgggcCGAAGACAAAGCCAACCaggacatacagttcacatttccattcaccttcagagagctgaatttgctgaaagagagaaagttcagcttggtggaacttgttcatcacttctttactgaaaccaaagaagcaggaatctgcAGGTTCGATCGGTTCCAGgtcgtgttcatctttgacggtctgGACGAGTATCGACTTCCTCTGgacttccacaacactgagatcctgaccgatgttacagagtccacctcagtggacgtgctgctgacaaacctcatcagggggaaactgcttccctctgctcgcctctggataaccacacgacctgcagcagccaatcagatccctcctgagtgtgttgacgtggtgacagaggtcagagggttcactgacccacagaaggaggagtacttcaggaagaggttcagagaagaggagcaggccagcagcatcatctcccacatcaagacatcacgaagcctccacatcatgtgccacatcccagtcttctgctggatcactgctacagttctgaAGGAGCTGTTGAAAaccagaaggagaggagggctgCCCAAGACGCTGACGGAGatgtacatccacttcctggtggttcagTCCAAACTGAAGAACATCAAGTATGATGGAGGATCTGAGACGgatccacactggagtccagagagcaggaagatgattgagtctctgggaaaactggcttttgagcagctgcagaaaggaaacctgatcttctatgaatcagacctgacagagtgtggcatcgatgtcagagcagcctcagtgtactcaggagtgttcacacagatctttaaagaggagagaggcctgtaccaggacaaggtgttctgcttcgtccatctgagtgttcaggagtttctggctgctcttcatgtccatctgaccttcatcaGGTCTGGACTCAATCTGATGTCAGAAGAACAATCAACCTCCAAGAAGTCTGAACCAAGACGAGACGAATCTACAGAGACACTCTTCTACCAGAGAGCTGTGGACGAGGCCTTACAGAGTCCAAACGGACACCTGGACTTgttcctccgcttcctcctgggtctttcactgcagaccaATCAGACTCTCCTACGAggtctgatgtcacagacaggaagtgactcacagaccaatcaggaaacagtccagtacatcaagaagaagatCGAAGAGactccctctgcagagaaaagcatcaacctgttccactgtctgaatgaactgaatgatcgtTCTCTAGTGGAGCAGATCCAACAGTCCCTGAGATCAGGACgtctctccacagataaactgtctcctgctcaatggtcagctctggtcttcatcttactgtcctcagaagaacatctggacgtgtttgacctgaagaaatactctgcttcagaggaggctcttctgaagctgctgccagtggtcaaAGCCTCTAAAACAGCTGT ACTGAGTGactgtaacctctcagagagaagctgtgaagctctggcctcagtcctcagctcccagtcctctagtctgagacacctggacctgagtaacaacgaCCTGCAGGACTCGGGAGTGAAGCTgttgtctgctggactggagagtccactCTGTTCACTGAAGACTCTCAG ACTGAGTggctgtaacctctcagagagaagctgtgaagctctgtcctcagtcctcagctcccagtcctctagtctgagacacctggacctgagtcacAACGACCTGCAGGACTCGGGAGTGAAGCTgttgtctgctggactggagagtccactCTGTACACTGGAGACTCTCAG tctgtcaggatgtctggtcacagaggaaggctgtgcttctctggcctcagctctgagctccaacccctcccacctgagagagctggacctgagctacaatcatccaggagactcaggactgaagcttctgtctgctggactggaggatcCAGACTGGAGACTGGACACTCTCAG AGAACGTGCTGGtctgacccccctcctcctttcaggGCGGAGCCTGGTGGAGTCCGATGGTTGA
- the LOC130165416 gene encoding protein NLRC3-like isoform X1, whose product MDQCEDREEGAPPSKTTLCGEHERKTRAQRDTPHSAGPGPGPGPGPGPGSSCVSMKSNRSMDLPVHLKQSVDGRIQQQRPDSPEPSCLSLKSDGSVGRIIDFKGRRPSADQIVDQESSEVPRSQSAQQHQTQLDSIFMLLEENMVTFVKNELKKMHKLLSPDYPECSGSQREDEEVLDGEDEEQKSSREAFVKITVNFLRRMKQEELADCLQSKSPATCRPRLKSNLKKKFQFVFEGISKTGNPTLLKQIYTELYITEGGTGEVIDEHEVRQIETASRKPVRPETTIRQEDIFKASPGRDGPIRTVMTKGVAGIGKTVLTQKFTLDWAEDKANQDIQFTFPFTFRELNLLKERKFSLVELVHHFFTETKEAGICRFDRFQVVFIFDGLDEYRLPLDFHNTEILTDVTESTSVDVLLTNLIRGKLLPSARLWITTRPAAANQIPPECVDVVTEVRGFTDPQKEEYFRKRFREEEQASSIISHIKTSRSLHIMCHIPVFCWITATVLKELLKTRRRGGLPKTLTEMYIHFLVVQSKLKNIKYDGGSETDPHWSPESRKMIESLGKLAFEQLQKGNLIFYESDLTECGIDVRAASVYSGVFTQIFKEERGLYQDKVFCFVHLSVQEFLAALHVHLTFIRSGLNLMSEEQSTSKKSEPRRDESTETLFYQRAVDEALQSPNGHLDLFLRFLLGLSLQTNQTLLRGLMSQTGSDSQTNQETVQYIKKKIEETPSAEKSINLFHCLNELNDRSLVEQIQQSLRSGRLSTDKLSPAQWSALVFILLSSEEHLDVFDLKKYSASEEALLKLLPVVKASKTAVLSDCNLSERSCEALASVLSSQSSSLRHLDLSNNDLQDSGVKLLSAGLESPLCSLKTLRLSGCNLSERSCEALSSVLSSQSSSLRHLDLSHNDLQDSGVKLLSAGLESPLCTLETLSLSGCLVTEEGCASLASALSSNPSHLRELDLSYNHPGDSGLKLLSAGLEDPDWRLDTLRAEPGGVRWLTPGLRKYSCELTIDTNTVNRRIKLSDNNRKVTYVREEDQSYPDHPDRFDHWPQLLCSTGLTDHCYWEVEWRGRVDISVSYRGIRRKGNSNVSVFGRNDQSWSLNCSDDHYTVCHNDIKTSSSSSSSSSSSSSSVSNRVAVYVDCPAGSLSFYRVSSNKLIHLYTYNTTFTEPLYPGFRFRFWSKSGSSVSLC is encoded by the exons atggatcagtgtgaggacagagaggagggagcccctccctctaaaaccactctgtgtggggaacatgagagaaagaccagagctcagag agacacaccacactctgctggacctggacctggacctggacctggacctggacctggatccagctgtgtgtccatgaagagCAACCGGTCCATGGATCTTCCTGTTCATTTGAAACAATCTGTTGATGGAAG gatccagcagcagagaccagactctcctgaacccagctgtctgtctttaaagagcGACGGGTCTGTGGGCAGGATCATTGACTTTAAAGGGCGAcgtccatcagctgatcagat AGTGGACCAGGAGAGCTCAGAGGTTCCCAGGTCTCAGTCTGCccagcagcatcaaacacagctggactccatatttatg ctgctggaggagaacatggTCACTTTTGTGAAGAACGAGCTGAAGAAGATGCACAAGCTTCTGAGTCCAGATTACCCAGAATGCTCAGGgagtcagagggaggatgaggaggtgttggacggtgaggatgaagagcagaagagcagcagagaggcatttgtgaagatcacagtgaacttcctgaggagaatgaagcaggaggagctggctgactgtctgcagagca AATCTCCTGCTACGTGCCGACCAAGACTCAAAtctaacctgaagaagaagttccagtttgtgtttgaggggATCTCTAAAACAGGAAACCCGACCCTTCTGAAGcagatctacacagagctctacatcacagagggagggactggagaggtcATTGATgaacatgaggtcagacagattgaaacagcatccaggaaaccagtcagaccagaaacaaccatcagacaagaagacatctttaaagcttCACCTGGAAGAGacggaccaatcagaacagtgatgacaaagggagtggctggcattgggaaaacagtcttaacacagaagttcactctggactgggcCGAAGACAAAGCCAACCaggacatacagttcacatttccattcaccttcagagagctgaatttgctgaaagagagaaagttcagcttggtggaacttgttcatcacttctttactgaaaccaaagaagcaggaatctgcAGGTTCGATCGGTTCCAGgtcgtgttcatctttgacggtctgGACGAGTATCGACTTCCTCTGgacttccacaacactgagatcctgaccgatgttacagagtccacctcagtggacgtgctgctgacaaacctcatcagggggaaactgcttccctctgctcgcctctggataaccacacgacctgcagcagccaatcagatccctcctgagtgtgttgacgtggtgacagaggtcagagggttcactgacccacagaaggaggagtacttcaggaagaggttcagagaagaggagcaggccagcagcatcatctcccacatcaagacatcacgaagcctccacatcatgtgccacatcccagtcttctgctggatcactgctacagttctgaAGGAGCTGTTGAAAaccagaaggagaggagggctgCCCAAGACGCTGACGGAGatgtacatccacttcctggtggttcagTCCAAACTGAAGAACATCAAGTATGATGGAGGATCTGAGACGgatccacactggagtccagagagcaggaagatgattgagtctctgggaaaactggcttttgagcagctgcagaaaggaaacctgatcttctatgaatcagacctgacagagtgtggcatcgatgtcagagcagcctcagtgtactcaggagtgttcacacagatctttaaagaggagagaggcctgtaccaggacaaggtgttctgcttcgtccatctgagtgttcaggagtttctggctgctcttcatgtccatctgaccttcatcaGGTCTGGACTCAATCTGATGTCAGAAGAACAATCAACCTCCAAGAAGTCTGAACCAAGACGAGACGAATCTACAGAGACACTCTTCTACCAGAGAGCTGTGGACGAGGCCTTACAGAGTCCAAACGGACACCTGGACTTgttcctccgcttcctcctgggtctttcactgcagaccaATCAGACTCTCCTACGAggtctgatgtcacagacaggaagtgactcacagaccaatcaggaaacagtccagtacatcaagaagaagatCGAAGAGactccctctgcagagaaaagcatcaacctgttccactgtctgaatgaactgaatgatcgtTCTCTAGTGGAGCAGATCCAACAGTCCCTGAGATCAGGACgtctctccacagataaactgtctcctgctcaatggtcagctctggtcttcatcttactgtcctcagaagaacatctggacgtgtttgacctgaagaaatactctgcttcagaggaggctcttctgaagctgctgccagtggtcaaAGCCTCTAAAACAGCTGT ACTGAGTGactgtaacctctcagagagaagctgtgaagctctggcctcagtcctcagctcccagtcctctagtctgagacacctggacctgagtaacaacgaCCTGCAGGACTCGGGAGTGAAGCTgttgtctgctggactggagagtccactCTGTTCACTGAAGACTCTCAG ACTGAGTggctgtaacctctcagagagaagctgtgaagctctgtcctcagtcctcagctcccagtcctctagtctgagacacctggacctgagtcacAACGACCTGCAGGACTCGGGAGTGAAGCTgttgtctgctggactggagagtccactCTGTACACTGGAGACTCTCAG tctgtcaggatgtctggtcacagaggaaggctgtgcttctctggcctcagctctgagctccaacccctcccacctgagagagctggacctgagctacaatcatccaggagactcaggactgaagcttctgtctgctggactggaggatcCAGACTGGAGACTGGACACTCTCAG gGCGGAGCCTGGTGGAGTCCGATGGTTGACACCAGGTCTgaggaagt attcctgtgaactcacaatcgacacaaacacagtgaacagaaggatcaaactgtctgacaacaacaggaaggtgaCATATGTGAGAGAGGAGGATCAATCATATCCTGATCATCCAGACAGATTTGACCACtggcctcagctgctgtgttcaactGGTCTGACTGATCActgttactgggaggtcgaGTGGAGAGGAAGGGTTGATATATCAGTGAGTTACAGAGGAAtaagaaggaaaggaaacagtAACGTTTCTGTGTTTGGAAGGAACGATCAGTCCTGGAGTCTGAACTGCTCTGATGATCATTACACTGTCTGtcacaatgacataaaaacatcctcctcctcctcctcttcctcctcctcctcctcctcctctgtctctaacagagtagcagtgtatgtggactgtcctgctggctctctgtccttctacagagtcTCCTCTAACAAACTGATCCACCTCTACACCTACAATACCACCTTCACTGAACCTCTGTATCCTGGGTTTAGGTTTAGGTTCTGGTCCAAGTCTggttcctcagtgtctctgtgttga
- the LOC130165416 gene encoding protein NLRC3-like isoform X4, whose protein sequence is MDQCEDREEGAPPSKTTLCGEHERKTRAQRDTPHSAGPGPGPGPGPGPGSSCVSMKSNRSMDLPVHLKQSVDGRIQQQRPDSPEPSCLSLKSDGSVGRIIDFKGRRPSADQIVDQESSEVPRSQSAQQHQTQLDSIFMLLEENMVTFVKNELKKMHKLLSPDYPECSGSQREDEEVLDGEDEEQKSSREAFVKITVNFLRRMKQEELADCLQSKSPATCRPRLKSNLKKKFQFVFEGISKTGNPTLLKQIYTELYITEGGTGEVIDEHEVRQIETASRKPVRPETTIRQEDIFKASPGRDGPIRTVMTKGVAGIGKTVLTQKFTLDWAEDKANQDIQFTFPFTFRELNLLKERKFSLVELVHHFFTETKEAGICRFDRFQVVFIFDGLDEYRLPLDFHNTEILTDVTESTSVDVLLTNLIRGKLLPSARLWITTRPAAANQIPPECVDVVTEVRGFTDPQKEEYFRKRFREEEQASSIISHIKTSRSLHIMCHIPVFCWITATVLKELLKTRRRGGLPKTLTEMYIHFLVVQSKLKNIKYDGGSETDPHWSPESRKMIESLGKLAFEQLQKGNLIFYESDLTECGIDVRAASVYSGVFTQIFKEERGLYQDKVFCFVHLSVQEFLAALHVHLTFIRSGLNLMSEEQSTSKKSEPRRDESTETLFYQRAVDEALQSPNGHLDLFLRFLLGLSLQTNQTLLRGLMSQTGSDSQTNQETVQYIKKKIEETPSAEKSINLFHCLNELNDRSLVEQIQQSLRSGRLSTDKLSPAQWSALVFILLSSEEHLDVFDLKKYSASEEALLKLLPVVKASKTAVLSDCNLSERSCEALASVLSSQSSSLRHLDLSNNDLQDSGVKLLSAGLESPLCSLKTLRLSGCNLSERSCEALSSVLSSQSSSLRHLDLSHNDLQDSGVKLLSAGLESPLCTLETLSLSGCLVTEEGCASLASALSSNPSHLRELDLSYNHPGDSGLKLLSAGLEDPDWRLDTLRFL, encoded by the exons atggatcagtgtgaggacagagaggagggagcccctccctctaaaaccactctgtgtggggaacatgagagaaagaccagagctcagag agacacaccacactctgctggacctggacctggacctggacctggacctggacctggatccagctgtgtgtccatgaagagCAACCGGTCCATGGATCTTCCTGTTCATTTGAAACAATCTGTTGATGGAAG gatccagcagcagagaccagactctcctgaacccagctgtctgtctttaaagagcGACGGGTCTGTGGGCAGGATCATTGACTTTAAAGGGCGAcgtccatcagctgatcagat AGTGGACCAGGAGAGCTCAGAGGTTCCCAGGTCTCAGTCTGCccagcagcatcaaacacagctggactccatatttatg ctgctggaggagaacatggTCACTTTTGTGAAGAACGAGCTGAAGAAGATGCACAAGCTTCTGAGTCCAGATTACCCAGAATGCTCAGGgagtcagagggaggatgaggaggtgttggacggtgaggatgaagagcagaagagcagcagagaggcatttgtgaagatcacagtgaacttcctgaggagaatgaagcaggaggagctggctgactgtctgcagagca AATCTCCTGCTACGTGCCGACCAAGACTCAAAtctaacctgaagaagaagttccagtttgtgtttgaggggATCTCTAAAACAGGAAACCCGACCCTTCTGAAGcagatctacacagagctctacatcacagagggagggactggagaggtcATTGATgaacatgaggtcagacagattgaaacagcatccaggaaaccagtcagaccagaaacaaccatcagacaagaagacatctttaaagcttCACCTGGAAGAGacggaccaatcagaacagtgatgacaaagggagtggctggcattgggaaaacagtcttaacacagaagttcactctggactgggcCGAAGACAAAGCCAACCaggacatacagttcacatttccattcaccttcagagagctgaatttgctgaaagagagaaagttcagcttggtggaacttgttcatcacttctttactgaaaccaaagaagcaggaatctgcAGGTTCGATCGGTTCCAGgtcgtgttcatctttgacggtctgGACGAGTATCGACTTCCTCTGgacttccacaacactgagatcctgaccgatgttacagagtccacctcagtggacgtgctgctgacaaacctcatcagggggaaactgcttccctctgctcgcctctggataaccacacgacctgcagcagccaatcagatccctcctgagtgtgttgacgtggtgacagaggtcagagggttcactgacccacagaaggaggagtacttcaggaagaggttcagagaagaggagcaggccagcagcatcatctcccacatcaagacatcacgaagcctccacatcatgtgccacatcccagtcttctgctggatcactgctacagttctgaAGGAGCTGTTGAAAaccagaaggagaggagggctgCCCAAGACGCTGACGGAGatgtacatccacttcctggtggttcagTCCAAACTGAAGAACATCAAGTATGATGGAGGATCTGAGACGgatccacactggagtccagagagcaggaagatgattgagtctctgggaaaactggcttttgagcagctgcagaaaggaaacctgatcttctatgaatcagacctgacagagtgtggcatcgatgtcagagcagcctcagtgtactcaggagtgttcacacagatctttaaagaggagagaggcctgtaccaggacaaggtgttctgcttcgtccatctgagtgttcaggagtttctggctgctcttcatgtccatctgaccttcatcaGGTCTGGACTCAATCTGATGTCAGAAGAACAATCAACCTCCAAGAAGTCTGAACCAAGACGAGACGAATCTACAGAGACACTCTTCTACCAGAGAGCTGTGGACGAGGCCTTACAGAGTCCAAACGGACACCTGGACTTgttcctccgcttcctcctgggtctttcactgcagaccaATCAGACTCTCCTACGAggtctgatgtcacagacaggaagtgactcacagaccaatcaggaaacagtccagtacatcaagaagaagatCGAAGAGactccctctgcagagaaaagcatcaacctgttccactgtctgaatgaactgaatgatcgtTCTCTAGTGGAGCAGATCCAACAGTCCCTGAGATCAGGACgtctctccacagataaactgtctcctgctcaatggtcagctctggtcttcatcttactgtcctcagaagaacatctggacgtgtttgacctgaagaaatactctgcttcagaggaggctcttctgaagctgctgccagtggtcaaAGCCTCTAAAACAGCTGT ACTGAGTGactgtaacctctcagagagaagctgtgaagctctggcctcagtcctcagctcccagtcctctagtctgagacacctggacctgagtaacaacgaCCTGCAGGACTCGGGAGTGAAGCTgttgtctgctggactggagagtccactCTGTTCACTGAAGACTCTCAG ACTGAGTggctgtaacctctcagagagaagctgtgaagctctgtcctcagtcctcagctcccagtcctctagtctgagacacctggacctgagtcacAACGACCTGCAGGACTCGGGAGTGAAGCTgttgtctgctggactggagagtccactCTGTACACTGGAGACTCTCAG tctgtcaggatgtctggtcacagaggaaggctgtgcttctctggcctcagctctgagctccaacccctcccacctgagagagctggacctgagctacaatcatccaggagactcaggactgaagcttctgtctgctggactggaggatcCAGACTGGAGACTGGACACTCTCAG attcctgtga